From one Rattus norvegicus strain BN/NHsdMcwi chromosome 7, GRCr8, whole genome shotgun sequence genomic stretch:
- the Pwwp3a gene encoding PWWP domain-containing DNA repair factor 3A isoform X2: MTDAKYVLCRWEKRLWPAKVLARTETSAKNKRKKEFFLDVQILSLKEKIQVKSSAVEALQKSHIENIAAFLASQNEVPATPLEELTYRRSLRVALDVLNERTSLSPESHPVENGSTPSQKGKPDADMASQVSSAPSPSFLSEDDQAVAAQCASKRRWECSPKSLSPLSASEEDLRCKVDPKTGLSESGALGTEVPAPTGDESQNGSGSQLDHGQESTTKKRQRNSGEKPARRGKAESGLSKGDSVAESGGQASSCVALASPRLPSQTWEGDPCAGVEGCDPVESSGNIRPLLDSERSKGRLTKRPRLDGGRNPLPRHLGTRTVGAVPSRRSCSGEVTTLRRAGDSDRPEEDPMSSEESTGFKSVHSLLEEEEEEEEEEEEEEEPPRILLYHEPRSFEVGMLVWLKYQKYPFWPAVVKSVRRRDKKASVLFIEGNMNPKGRGITVSLRRLKHFDCKEKHALLDRAKEDFAQAIGWCVSLITDYRVRLGCGSFAGSFLEYYAADISYPVRKSIQQDVLGTRFPQLGKGDPEEPMGDSRLGQWRPCRKVLPDRSRAARDKANQKLVEYIVKAKGAESHLRAILHSRKPSRWLKTFLSSNQYVTCMETYLEDEAQLDEVVEYLQGVCRDMDGEMPARGSGDRIRFILDVLLPEAIICAISAVEAVDYKTAEQKYLRGPTLSYREKEIFDNELLEERNRRRR, encoded by the exons ATGACGGATGCCAAGTATGTCCTCTGCCGATGGGAGAAGCGACTGTGGCCTGCAAAG GTTTTGGCCAGAACTGAGACTTCAgcaaaaaacaagagaaaaaaggaaTTCTTTCTAGATGTTCAAATACTCTCACTAAAGGAAAA GATCCAGGTTAAGAGCTCAGCCGTGGAGGCACTGCAGAAGTCACACATTGAGAACATTGCCGCCTTCTTGG CCTCTCAGAATGAAGTCCCAGCTACTCCTCTGGAGGAGCTGACTTACCGACGGTCCCTGCGAGTGGCCCTGGATGTCTTGAACGAGAGGACCagtttgagtcctgaaagtcatCCAGTCGAAAATGGGAGCACACCATCTCAGAAGGGCAAGCCAGATGCAGATATGGCCTCGCAGGTCTCTAGTGCTCCTTCTCCATCTTTTCTCAGTGAAGATGATCAGgctgtggcagcccagtgtgCATCCAAGAGGAGGTGGGAGTGCAGTCCAAAAAGCCTGTCGCCGTTGTCTGCCTCGGAAGAGGATCTCAGGTGCAAAGTGGACCCCAAGACAGGCCTCTCAGAGAGTGGAGCCCTGGGGACTGAAGTGCCTGCCCCCACTGGGGATGAGTCTCAGAATGGCTCTGGGTCACAGCTGGACCATGGACAGGAGAGCACAACCAAAAAGAGACAGAGGAATTCGGGAGAGAAACCTGCCCGGCGCGGAAAAGCAGAGTCTGGCCTTTCCAAGGGAGACAGTGTCGCAGAGAGCGGAGGACAGGCAAGcagctgtgtggccctggcttcACCCAGGCTGCCCTCCCAAACCTGGGAGGGGGATCCATGTGCTGGAGTCGAAGGCTGTGACCCAGTTGAGTCATCCGGCAACATCAGGCCGCTTCTGGACTCTGAGAGAAGCAAAGGACGCCTCACAAAGAGGCCACGCTTGGACGGAGGCCGGAACCCACTGCCCAGACATCTAGGAACCAGAACTGTGGGGGCAGTGCCCTCCCGTAGGAGCTGCTCTGGGGAGGTCACGACGCTGCGCAGGGCTGGAGACAGTGACAGACCAGAGGAAG ATCCTATGTCTTCAGAAGAATCTACAGGGTTCAAGTCCGTCCACTCcctgctggaggaggaggaggaggaggaggaggaggaggaagaggaggaggaaccacCCCGGATCCTTCTGTATCACG AACCacgatcatttgaagtaggaatGCTGGTCTGGCTTAAATACCAAAAATACCCATTCTGGCCAGCCGTG GTCAAGAGTGTCCGGCGGAGGGACAAGAAGGCCAGTGTGCTCTTCATTGAGGGCAACATGAATCCCAAGGGCCGAGG AATCACCGTGTCGCTGCGACGGCTCAAGCACTTTGACTGCAAGGAAAAGCATGCACTACTG GACAGAGCCAAAGAGGACTTTGCCCAGGCTATTGGCTGGTGTGTCTCGCTTATCACTGACTACCGCGTGCGGCTGG GCTGCGGCTCCTTCGCCGGGTCGTTCTTGGAATATTACGCTGCTGATATCA GCTATCCTGTGCGCAAGTCTATCCAACAGGACGTCCTGGGGACCAGGTTTCCTCAGCTGGGCAAGGGGGACCCTgaggagcctatgggggacagCCGGCTGGGACAGTGGCGGCCATGCAGGAAGGTGCTGCCTGACCGCTCCAGGGCTGCCCGGGATAAAGCCAACCAGAAGCTGGTGGAGTACATCGTGAAGGCCAAGGGTGCAGAGAGCCACCTGCGGGCTATCCTGCACAGCCGCAAGCCCTCACGCTGGCTGAAGACGTTCCTGAGCTCCAATCAGTACGTGACATGCATGGAGACGTACCTGGAGGATGAGGCGCAGCTGGATGAGGTGGTGGAGTACCTGCAGGGCGTCTGCCGAGACATGGATGGCGAGATGCCTGCGCGCGGCAGCGGCGACCGCATCCGTTTCATCCTGGATGTGCTGCTGCCTGAG GCGATCATCTGCGCCATCTCGGCAGTGGAGGCAGTGGACTACAAGACAGCCGAGCAGAAGTACCTCCGTGGCCCCACACTCAGCTACCG GGAAAAGGAAATCTTTGACAATGAACTCCTGGAGGAGAGGAACCGTCGCCGTCGCTGA
- the Pwwp3a gene encoding PWWP domain-containing DNA repair factor 3A isoform X1: protein MTDAKYVLCRWEKRLWPAKVLARTETSAKNKRKKEFFLDVQILSLKEKIQVKSSAVEALQKSHIENIAAFLASQNEVPATPLEELTYRRSLRVALDVLNERTSLSPESHPVENGSTPSQKGKPDADMASQVSSAPSPSFLSEDDQAVAAQCASKRRWECSPKSLSPLSASEEDLRCKVDPKTGLSESGALGTEVPAPTGDESQNGSGSQLDHGQESTTKKRQRNSGEKPARRGKAESGLSKGDSVAESGGQASSCVALASPRLPSQTWEGDPCAGVEGCDPVESSGNIRPLLDSERSKGRLTKRPRLDGGRNPLPRHLGTRTVGAVPSRRSCSGEVTTLRRAGDSDRPEEADPMSSEESTGFKSVHSLLEEEEEEEEEEEEEEEPPRILLYHEPRSFEVGMLVWLKYQKYPFWPAVVKSVRRRDKKASVLFIEGNMNPKGRGITVSLRRLKHFDCKEKHALLDRAKEDFAQAIGWCVSLITDYRVRLGCGSFAGSFLEYYAADISYPVRKSIQQDVLGTRFPQLGKGDPEEPMGDSRLGQWRPCRKVLPDRSRAARDKANQKLVEYIVKAKGAESHLRAILHSRKPSRWLKTFLSSNQYVTCMETYLEDEAQLDEVVEYLQGVCRDMDGEMPARGSGDRIRFILDVLLPEAIICAISAVEAVDYKTAEQKYLRGPTLSYREKEIFDNELLEERNRRRR, encoded by the exons ATGACGGATGCCAAGTATGTCCTCTGCCGATGGGAGAAGCGACTGTGGCCTGCAAAG GTTTTGGCCAGAACTGAGACTTCAgcaaaaaacaagagaaaaaaggaaTTCTTTCTAGATGTTCAAATACTCTCACTAAAGGAAAA GATCCAGGTTAAGAGCTCAGCCGTGGAGGCACTGCAGAAGTCACACATTGAGAACATTGCCGCCTTCTTGG CCTCTCAGAATGAAGTCCCAGCTACTCCTCTGGAGGAGCTGACTTACCGACGGTCCCTGCGAGTGGCCCTGGATGTCTTGAACGAGAGGACCagtttgagtcctgaaagtcatCCAGTCGAAAATGGGAGCACACCATCTCAGAAGGGCAAGCCAGATGCAGATATGGCCTCGCAGGTCTCTAGTGCTCCTTCTCCATCTTTTCTCAGTGAAGATGATCAGgctgtggcagcccagtgtgCATCCAAGAGGAGGTGGGAGTGCAGTCCAAAAAGCCTGTCGCCGTTGTCTGCCTCGGAAGAGGATCTCAGGTGCAAAGTGGACCCCAAGACAGGCCTCTCAGAGAGTGGAGCCCTGGGGACTGAAGTGCCTGCCCCCACTGGGGATGAGTCTCAGAATGGCTCTGGGTCACAGCTGGACCATGGACAGGAGAGCACAACCAAAAAGAGACAGAGGAATTCGGGAGAGAAACCTGCCCGGCGCGGAAAAGCAGAGTCTGGCCTTTCCAAGGGAGACAGTGTCGCAGAGAGCGGAGGACAGGCAAGcagctgtgtggccctggcttcACCCAGGCTGCCCTCCCAAACCTGGGAGGGGGATCCATGTGCTGGAGTCGAAGGCTGTGACCCAGTTGAGTCATCCGGCAACATCAGGCCGCTTCTGGACTCTGAGAGAAGCAAAGGACGCCTCACAAAGAGGCCACGCTTGGACGGAGGCCGGAACCCACTGCCCAGACATCTAGGAACCAGAACTGTGGGGGCAGTGCCCTCCCGTAGGAGCTGCTCTGGGGAGGTCACGACGCTGCGCAGGGCTGGAGACAGTGACAGACCAGAGGAAG CAGATCCTATGTCTTCAGAAGAATCTACAGGGTTCAAGTCCGTCCACTCcctgctggaggaggaggaggaggaggaggaggaggaggaagaggaggaggaaccacCCCGGATCCTTCTGTATCACG AACCacgatcatttgaagtaggaatGCTGGTCTGGCTTAAATACCAAAAATACCCATTCTGGCCAGCCGTG GTCAAGAGTGTCCGGCGGAGGGACAAGAAGGCCAGTGTGCTCTTCATTGAGGGCAACATGAATCCCAAGGGCCGAGG AATCACCGTGTCGCTGCGACGGCTCAAGCACTTTGACTGCAAGGAAAAGCATGCACTACTG GACAGAGCCAAAGAGGACTTTGCCCAGGCTATTGGCTGGTGTGTCTCGCTTATCACTGACTACCGCGTGCGGCTGG GCTGCGGCTCCTTCGCCGGGTCGTTCTTGGAATATTACGCTGCTGATATCA GCTATCCTGTGCGCAAGTCTATCCAACAGGACGTCCTGGGGACCAGGTTTCCTCAGCTGGGCAAGGGGGACCCTgaggagcctatgggggacagCCGGCTGGGACAGTGGCGGCCATGCAGGAAGGTGCTGCCTGACCGCTCCAGGGCTGCCCGGGATAAAGCCAACCAGAAGCTGGTGGAGTACATCGTGAAGGCCAAGGGTGCAGAGAGCCACCTGCGGGCTATCCTGCACAGCCGCAAGCCCTCACGCTGGCTGAAGACGTTCCTGAGCTCCAATCAGTACGTGACATGCATGGAGACGTACCTGGAGGATGAGGCGCAGCTGGATGAGGTGGTGGAGTACCTGCAGGGCGTCTGCCGAGACATGGATGGCGAGATGCCTGCGCGCGGCAGCGGCGACCGCATCCGTTTCATCCTGGATGTGCTGCTGCCTGAG GCGATCATCTGCGCCATCTCGGCAGTGGAGGCAGTGGACTACAAGACAGCCGAGCAGAAGTACCTCCGTGGCCCCACACTCAGCTACCG GGAAAAGGAAATCTTTGACAATGAACTCCTGGAGGAGAGGAACCGTCGCCGTCGCTGA